The following proteins are encoded in a genomic region of Hippopotamus amphibius kiboko isolate mHipAmp2 chromosome 8, mHipAmp2.hap2, whole genome shotgun sequence:
- the FAM171B gene encoding protein FAM171B → MARLSRRVPCTLLLGLAAVLLKARLVPAAARAELSRSDLSLIQQQQQQQQQRQREEAEEERPEVPVASSTVTVPVSVFMLKVQVNDIISRQYLSQAVVEVFVNYTKTNSTVTRNNGAVLIRVPYKLGLSLTIIAYKDGYVLTPLPWKTGRMPIYSSVTLSLFPQSQANIWLFEDTVLITGKLADAKSQPSVQFSKALIKLPNSHHISNVTGYLTVLQQFLKVDNFLYTTGITLNKSGFESIELTPLAAICVKIYSGGKELKVDGSIQISLPILHTNDINAGDHIPAWTFDMNTGAWVHHGQGMVKEYNSHLIWTYDAPHLGYWIAAPLPGTRGSGINGDSKDITAYHTVFLTAILGGTVVIVIGFFAVLLCYCRDKCGSPQKRERNITKLEVLKRDQTTSTTHINHISSVKVALKTEDKSQLFNAKSSSYSPQKKEPSKLDAEERVSMVKTRDNLKIYNEDVSFLSVNQNNYSRNPTQSLEPSVGSKQSKHINNNISSSLGDAQEEKRYLTGSEEVYGHSHIPEQLMHIYSQPIAILQTSDLFSTPEQLHTAKSATLPRKGQLVYGQLMEPVNRENFTQTLPKMPMHSHAQPPDAGEENIPLEGQQSLPSQTSDWSRYSNSLLESVSVPGTLNEAVVMTPFSSELQGISEQTLLELSKGKPSPHPRAWFVSLDGKPVAQVRHSFIDLKKGKRAQSNDTSLDSGVDMNEHHLSRKLEREKTFIKSMHQPKILYLEDLDLSSSESGTTVCSPEDPALRHILDGGSGAIMEHPGEESPGRKSTVEDFEANISPTRKRGRPPLAKKDSKTNIWKKREERPLIPIN, encoded by the exons tgtCTGTATTTATGCTGAAAGTCCAGGTGAATGACATCATCAGTCGTCAGTACCTGAGTCAAGCAGTTGTAGAAGTGTTTGTAAACTACACAAAGACAAATTCCACAGTAACTAGAAACAATGGAGCAGTGTTGATAAGAGTACCCTACAAGTTAGGACTCAGCTTAACCATTATTGCTTACAAAGATGGCTATGTGTTGACACCTCTGCCTTGGAAGACTGGAAGAATGCCAA TATATTCATCAGTTACACTTTCACTGTTCCCGCAAAGCCAAGCAAATATATGGCTATTTGAagatactgttttaattactggaAAATTAGCTG atgcCAAATCTCAACCAAGTGTTCAGTTTTCAAAAGCCTTAATTAAACTACCCAACAGCCATCACATTAGCAACGTTACAGGCTACCTTACAGTTCTACAACAGTTTTTGAAAGTGGATAATTTTCTGTATACAACTGGAATTACTCTCAATAAGtcag GTTTTGAAAGCATTGAATTGACTCCTCTTGCTGCAATATGTGTGAAAATATATTCTGGAGGAAAAGAATTAAAGGTGGATGGCTCTATTCAAATTTCTCTTCCTATTCTACATACAAATGACATAAATGCAGGGGATCACATACCTGCCTGGACATTTGATATGAACACAG GTGCTTGGGTACATCACGGCCAGGGAATGGTCAAGGAATATAACAGTCATTTAATTTGGACATATGATGCACCTCATTTGGGCTACTGGATAGCAGCTCCACTTCCAGGAACTAGAG GGTCAGGTATAAATGGAGATTCAAAGGACATAACGGCCTACCACACAGTGTTTCTTACAGCTATATTAGGAGGAACAGTAGTCATTGTCATTGGATTTTTTGCTGTACTTCTTTGTTATTGCAG AGATAAGTGTGGTAGTCcgcagaaaagagaaagaaatatcactAAACTCGAGGTCCTCAAGAGAGACCAGACAACTTCAACAACTCACATAAATCACATCAGTTCAGTCAAAGTTGCATTAAAAACCGAAGACAAGTCACAGTTATTCAATGCCAAAAGCTCCTCGTACAGCCCTCAGAAAAAGGAACCATCAAAGCTAGACGCAGAAGAAAGAGTTTCCATGGTAAAAACTCgggacaatttaaaaatttacaatgaAGATGTTTCATTTCTGTCAGTCAATCAAAATAATTACTCAAGAAACCCGACACAGTCTTTGGAGCCCAGTGTAGGGTCCAAACAATCTAAACATATTAACAACAACATATCTTCGTCTCTAGGTGATGCTCAAGAGGAAAAGCGGTATCTCACAGGTAGTGAAGAGGTGTATGGGCATTCCCACATTCCAGAACAGCTTATGCACATCTACAGCCAGCCCATTGCCATCCTTCAGACATCTGACCTCTTCTCCACTCCAGAGCAGTTACATACTGCTAAGTCAGCTACTTTGCCAAGGAAGGGACAGTTAGTCTATGGCCAATTGATGGAACCAGTAAATAGAGAGAACTTTACACAGACATTACCCAAAATGCCAATGCATTCTCATGCACAGCCCCCAGATGCCGGGGAAGAGAATATCCCACTTGAAGGTCAACAGAGCTTGCCATCCCAAACTTCAGATTGGAGCCGGTATTCAAACAGCCTACTAGAATCTGTTTCTGTTCCTGGAACACTAAATGAAGCTGTTGTAATGACTCCCTTTTCATCAGAGCTTCAAGGGATTTCAGAACAAACCCTCTTAGAACTGTCCAAAGGAAagccctccccccatcccagagCCTGGTTTGTGTCTCTTGATGGAAAGCCAGTTGCACAGGTGCGGCACTCCTTCATAGACCTGAAAAAGGGCAAGAGAGCCCAGAGCAATGACACAAGTCTGGACTCGGGGGTGGACATGAATGAGCACCACTTGAGTAGAAAACTGGAGAGGGAGAAAACTTTCATCAAAAGTATGCATCAGCCTAAGATCCTTTACTTAGAAGATTTAGACCTGAGCAGTAGTGAGAGTGGAACCACTGTCTGCTCCCCCGAGGACCCAGCTTTAAGGCACATCCTAGACGGAGGGAGTGGAGCTATCATGGAGCATCCTGGGGAAGAGTCCCCAGGAAGAAAAAGCACCGTTGAAGATTTTGAAGCCAATATATCCCCCACGAGAAAAAGGGGCAGACCGCCGCTAGCCAAAAAAGATAGCAAGACTAACATCTGGAAGAAGCGAGAGGAACGCCCACTGATTCCCATAAATTAA